In Holophagales bacterium, one DNA window encodes the following:
- a CDS encoding NAD(+)/NADH kinase translates to MLRVLLIQNPHAGGVRGARRLAAARAALHAGGVSVAEAPCDDPGASERAARDAADTGRVDAVFVLGGDGTVRAVASGLRGSAIPLAVLPGGTTNVVAAALGVPDDIGNAVAALLAGELRAFDLGLCGDAPFLMQATAGLDARIMSRVDPRLKRRFGKGAVVLAAVREWARYRFPVIEIEVDGRRELATGVAVCNLSEYAGRFRMTPDGRPDDRQLELLVFRGRRRRDALGFALALAGGRHADRRDVAIRPVEEVNLLGPPDTPLQIDGDPWPARYPLRLRLAADRLQLLVPAPPRR, encoded by the coding sequence GTGCTCCGCGTGCTGCTGATCCAGAACCCGCACGCCGGCGGCGTTCGCGGCGCCCGGCGGCTCGCGGCAGCGCGGGCGGCCCTCCACGCCGGAGGCGTCTCCGTCGCCGAGGCTCCCTGCGACGATCCCGGCGCAAGCGAGCGGGCCGCCCGTGACGCCGCCGACACCGGCCGCGTCGACGCCGTCTTCGTGCTCGGCGGCGACGGCACGGTGCGGGCGGTGGCCAGCGGCCTGCGAGGCAGCGCCATCCCTCTCGCCGTGCTTCCCGGCGGCACGACGAACGTCGTCGCCGCGGCGCTCGGGGTACCGGACGACATCGGCAACGCCGTCGCCGCCCTGCTGGCAGGTGAGCTCCGCGCCTTCGACCTCGGGCTCTGCGGCGACGCGCCGTTTCTCATGCAGGCCACCGCCGGGCTCGACGCGCGGATCATGAGTCGCGTCGACCCGCGCCTCAAGCGACGGTTCGGCAAGGGAGCCGTCGTGCTGGCGGCCGTCCGCGAGTGGGCCCGCTATCGCTTCCCGGTCATCGAAATCGAAGTCGACGGGCGCCGGGAACTCGCCACCGGGGTTGCGGTCTGCAATCTCTCGGAGTACGCCGGCCGTTTCCGCATGACCCCCGACGGTCGGCCCGACGACCGTCAGCTCGAGCTCCTGGTCTTCCGCGGCCGGCGGCGGCGCGATGCGCTGGGCTTCGCTCTCGCGCTGGCCGGCGGACGGCACGCCGATCGCCGGGACGTGGCGATCCGCCCCGTCGAGGAGGTCAACCTCCTCGGTCCACCGGACACGCCGCTGCAGATCGACGGCGATCCCTGGCCGGCTCGCTACCCCCTGCGCCTCCGGCTCGCTGCCGACCGGTTGCAGCTGCTCGTCCCCGCTCCCCCCCGTCGATGA
- a CDS encoding acetate--CoA ligase family protein: MPTAERPARSLDPIFSPRTVAVIGASRSRESLGWALVHNLVRAEFQGAIYPVNPKADSIHSLKCYPTVAAIPDAIDLAVVTVPRDSVLGIVDQCLDQGVRGLVVITAGFSETGESGRRMEEELRAKVRAAGVRMIGPNCMGVLNTAAAVQLDATFSPTPARPGSIGFVSQSGALGVAVLNVAAGLGLGLTQFVSMGNKADTSGNDLLEYWQDDPATKVICMYLESFGNPRRFTEIAKRVSRSKPILVVKSGRTEAGARAASSHTGALAGADVTVSAFLEQCGVIRADTIEELFDIARAFDRCPLPAGRRVAILTNAGGPGILATDACVSFGLEVGSLSFGTRQALRAFLPSVASVDNPVDMIASATADQYALSLATLLADPEVDAALAINVTPVLGDPRDVLERIAEVSRGAAKPVLAVMMARDELYRAIQGRSDLPPVYHFPESAARALAMLCRYAEWRRRPATEELPVFAMDDAAIAAELDRAGSDGYLPPEAAFRLLELAGLPVARYRRVQNAEDAVAAAAALGFPVVLKAVAEGLVHKSEHRAVALDLRTPEEVAREARRMELALQAAGLTSDGFLVQEMARGGQEVILGLSTDAKLGPLLMFGLGGKYVEVFRDVRFGVTPLAPSEARAMVDGIQGRALLDGVRGEPPVDRGLLVEALLRLAQLAARHPRLVELDVNPFLAGSDRSRSRAVDVRARLAR, translated from the coding sequence ATGCCGACCGCCGAGAGGCCCGCCCGCTCCCTCGATCCGATCTTCTCGCCGCGCACCGTGGCGGTCATCGGCGCTTCGCGCTCGCGCGAGTCGCTCGGCTGGGCGCTCGTCCACAACCTGGTGCGGGCCGAGTTCCAGGGTGCCATCTACCCGGTCAACCCGAAGGCCGATTCGATTCACTCGCTCAAGTGCTACCCGACGGTCGCCGCCATTCCCGACGCGATCGACCTCGCCGTGGTCACCGTGCCGCGCGACTCGGTGCTCGGCATCGTCGACCAGTGCCTCGACCAGGGCGTACGCGGCCTGGTGGTGATCACCGCCGGGTTCTCCGAGACCGGCGAGTCGGGGCGGCGGATGGAGGAGGAGCTGCGCGCCAAGGTGCGAGCCGCCGGAGTGCGGATGATCGGCCCCAACTGCATGGGCGTGCTCAACACCGCGGCGGCGGTCCAGCTCGACGCCACCTTCTCGCCGACGCCGGCGCGGCCGGGATCGATCGGCTTCGTCAGCCAATCGGGAGCGCTCGGCGTCGCCGTGCTGAATGTCGCCGCCGGACTCGGCCTCGGCCTGACGCAGTTCGTGTCGATGGGCAACAAGGCCGATACCTCCGGCAACGACCTGCTCGAATACTGGCAGGACGACCCGGCCACCAAGGTCATCTGCATGTACCTCGAGTCGTTCGGCAATCCGCGCCGCTTCACCGAGATCGCCAAGCGCGTCTCGCGGTCGAAGCCGATTCTGGTGGTCAAGTCCGGCCGCACCGAAGCCGGTGCGCGGGCCGCGTCGAGCCATACGGGCGCACTCGCCGGGGCCGACGTCACGGTCTCCGCCTTCCTCGAGCAGTGCGGCGTGATCCGTGCCGACACGATCGAGGAGCTCTTCGACATCGCGCGCGCCTTCGACCGCTGCCCCCTCCCGGCGGGGCGTCGCGTCGCGATCCTCACCAATGCCGGCGGCCCGGGCATCCTCGCCACCGACGCCTGCGTCTCCTTCGGCCTCGAGGTCGGTTCGCTCTCGTTCGGCACGCGCCAGGCCCTGCGCGCCTTCCTGCCGAGCGTGGCGAGCGTCGACAACCCGGTCGACATGATCGCCTCGGCGACCGCCGACCAGTACGCCCTCTCCCTCGCCACCCTGCTCGCCGACCCGGAGGTCGACGCCGCCCTGGCGATCAACGTCACCCCGGTGCTCGGCGATCCGCGCGACGTCCTCGAACGGATCGCCGAGGTCTCGCGCGGCGCCGCCAAGCCGGTGCTCGCCGTGATGATGGCGCGCGACGAGCTCTACCGAGCGATTCAGGGGCGCAGCGACCTGCCCCCGGTCTACCACTTCCCCGAGTCGGCGGCGCGCGCCCTGGCGATGCTCTGCCGCTACGCCGAGTGGCGCCGACGGCCGGCCACCGAGGAGCTGCCGGTCTTCGCCATGGACGACGCGGCGATCGCCGCCGAGCTCGATCGGGCGGGCAGCGACGGCTACCTTCCTCCGGAGGCGGCCTTCCGCCTCCTCGAGCTCGCGGGCCTCCCCGTGGCGCGCTATCGGCGGGTGCAGAACGCCGAGGACGCGGTCGCCGCGGCGGCAGCGCTGGGCTTTCCGGTCGTCCTCAAGGCGGTGGCCGAAGGCCTGGTCCACAAGAGCGAGCACCGCGCCGTGGCGCTCGATCTGCGCACGCCGGAGGAGGTCGCCCGCGAGGCGCGGCGAATGGAGCTCGCCCTCCAGGCCGCCGGGCTCACCTCGGACGGATTTCTCGTCCAGGAGATGGCGCGCGGCGGCCAGGAGGTGATCCTCGGCCTCTCCACCGATGCGAAGCTCGGCCCCCTGCTGATGTTCGGCCTGGGCGGCAAGTACGTCGAGGTTTTCCGCGACGTGCGGTTCGGCGTCACCCCCCTCGCCCCCTCCGAAGCCCGAGCGATGGTCGACGGCATCCAGGGCCGGGCGCTACTCGACGGCGTGCGCGGTGAGCCGCCGGTCGACCGCGGACTGCTCGTCGAGGCGCTGCTGCGCCTCGCTCAGCTCGCGGCGCGACATCCGCGACTCGTCGAGCTCGACGTCAACCCGTTCCTCGCCGGCAGCGACCGCAGCCGCTCGCGCGCCGTCGACGTGCGCGCCCGGTTGGCGCGCTGA
- a CDS encoding insulinase family protein: protein MNARRRLGSLPLLLALAASLACSVAPPVVAPSPPSSSALAPPVVAALPLDPAIRAGRLDNGLRYYVRANVRPAKRASLWLAIDAGSVQEDDDQRGLAHFLEHMAFNGTARYPKRELTAWLERTGVRFGADLNASTGFEETVYTLTVPTDDPAILSQGLDVLGEWACCVSLDPTEVVAERGVVLEEWRLGRGASARVRDRQLPILWRGSRYAERLPIGDPGVIEKASTEQLRRFYRDWYRPDRMAVVAVGDFDPAAMERAIRARFASLPAPPPPRGWETPQVPAGGALRTDVTADAELSVASVSLSRIGPAERLLTADDYRRDLLRGLWSGMLNARLDELRRSPSPPFLAASASSGSGVRGAQLFRLQATAAPERVEPALAAVLAELERVRRFGFSAGELERQKAGLLRRYESAFAEREKAESDDLAGELLANFLEGEAAPGIEAELALVREMLPGITLAQVQEAGAGWLAEDGRVLLASGPERSGSPAPDAARLAALVDESRHLELAAYDDRTVAGPLVEKPPGPGTIVAERRIDPLGVLDWTLSNGVRVLLKPTDFKNDEILLRGFRPGGHSTVADADYLSASYATAVLAEGGLGRFDAVSLRKALAGRLAGAGVQLSELEEGISGGSSPRDLETMFELAYLSLTAPREDPQAFAAFRARTRAFLENRLAQPQAVFADELSRHLYRDHPRRRPPTPATIDAIDLATAGRVFRQRFANLRGFTFVLVGSFTPEAVRPLVEQWLGGLPAAADGAVPASWRDIGVAYPEGVETFEVRKGIEPKASVSVIFHGDAAFSREAQHTLKSLADALQIELREALREEDGGTYGVGVTGSLVDRPRGRYALSIGFGCAPTRVEELTRDLFATLERFQREGPRQETVEKVRETARREREVALRENGFWAGTLTGYVRVGWELTDILRYDELLARVTRENLAAAARLYADRSRYVRGTLLPEATEGKP, encoded by the coding sequence ATGAATGCTCGTCGCCGCTTGGGTTCCCTCCCGCTTCTCCTCGCTCTCGCCGCCAGCCTCGCCTGCTCGGTCGCGCCCCCCGTCGTCGCGCCTTCCCCGCCATCCTCGTCGGCGTTGGCGCCCCCCGTCGTCGCCGCTCTGCCGCTCGACCCGGCGATTCGCGCGGGCAGGCTCGACAACGGACTCCGCTACTACGTGCGCGCCAACGTTCGTCCGGCCAAGCGGGCGTCGCTCTGGCTGGCGATCGACGCCGGTTCGGTCCAGGAGGACGACGACCAGCGCGGTCTCGCGCACTTCCTCGAGCACATGGCGTTCAACGGGACGGCGCGCTATCCGAAGCGCGAGCTCACCGCCTGGCTCGAGCGGACGGGCGTGCGCTTCGGCGCCGATCTCAACGCCTCGACCGGCTTCGAGGAGACGGTCTACACCCTGACCGTGCCGACCGATGATCCGGCGATCCTCTCCCAGGGCCTCGACGTCCTGGGCGAATGGGCCTGTTGCGTGAGCCTCGACCCGACGGAAGTGGTCGCCGAACGGGGGGTGGTGCTCGAGGAGTGGCGGCTCGGTCGAGGGGCCTCGGCCCGTGTCCGGGATCGCCAGTTGCCGATCCTCTGGCGCGGTTCGCGCTATGCGGAGCGGCTGCCGATCGGCGATCCGGGGGTGATCGAGAAGGCCAGCACGGAGCAGCTTCGTCGTTTCTATCGGGATTGGTACCGGCCCGATCGCATGGCGGTCGTGGCCGTCGGAGACTTCGACCCCGCCGCGATGGAGCGTGCGATCCGTGCTCGTTTCGCCTCCTTGCCCGCGCCGCCGCCGCCCCGTGGCTGGGAAACGCCGCAGGTACCGGCGGGCGGGGCTCTGCGAACGGACGTGACGGCCGACGCCGAGCTCTCGGTCGCCAGCGTCTCGCTCAGCCGGATCGGGCCGGCCGAACGACTGCTGACCGCCGACGACTACCGGCGGGACCTCCTGCGGGGGCTCTGGTCCGGCATGTTGAACGCTCGGCTCGACGAGTTGCGTCGATCGCCAAGCCCACCGTTCCTCGCTGCGTCCGCGAGCAGCGGTTCCGGCGTGCGGGGTGCCCAGCTCTTCCGCCTGCAGGCCACCGCGGCGCCGGAGCGGGTCGAGCCGGCGCTCGCTGCCGTCCTTGCCGAGCTCGAACGCGTCCGGCGTTTCGGCTTCTCGGCGGGCGAGCTCGAACGACAGAAGGCCGGCCTCCTGCGGCGCTACGAGAGCGCCTTCGCCGAACGCGAGAAGGCCGAGTCGGACGACCTTGCCGGGGAGTTGCTGGCGAACTTCCTCGAAGGCGAGGCGGCCCCGGGGATCGAGGCCGAGCTCGCCCTGGTGCGCGAGATGCTGCCCGGGATTACCCTCGCGCAAGTCCAGGAGGCCGGGGCGGGCTGGCTCGCCGAGGACGGCCGGGTGCTGCTCGCCAGCGGGCCGGAGCGATCCGGGTCGCCCGCGCCGGATGCCGCGCGCCTGGCGGCGCTGGTCGATGAAAGCCGACATCTCGAGCTCGCCGCCTACGACGATCGGACCGTTGCGGGTCCCCTGGTCGAGAAACCGCCGGGGCCCGGGACGATCGTCGCGGAACGCCGAATCGACCCGCTCGGCGTCCTCGACTGGACGCTCTCCAATGGCGTCCGCGTGCTCCTCAAGCCGACGGACTTCAAGAACGACGAAATCCTCTTGCGCGGCTTCCGCCCGGGTGGTCACTCGACGGTCGCCGACGCCGACTATCTGTCGGCGAGCTACGCCACGGCGGTGCTCGCGGAGGGTGGATTGGGACGCTTCGACGCGGTGTCCTTGCGCAAGGCGCTCGCCGGTCGCCTGGCGGGTGCCGGGGTGCAGCTCTCGGAGCTCGAGGAGGGGATCTCGGGAGGTTCGTCCCCGCGCGACCTCGAAACGATGTTCGAGCTCGCCTACCTCTCGTTGACGGCGCCACGCGAGGATCCACAGGCGTTCGCAGCGTTCAGGGCGCGCACCCGGGCGTTCCTCGAGAATCGCCTGGCGCAACCGCAGGCGGTCTTCGCCGACGAGCTCTCGCGCCACCTCTATCGCGACCACCCGCGCCGCCGGCCACCGACACCGGCGACGATCGACGCCATCGATCTCGCGACCGCCGGACGGGTGTTCCGCCAGCGCTTCGCCAACTTGCGCGGGTTCACCTTCGTCCTCGTGGGCTCCTTCACACCGGAGGCGGTGCGGCCGCTCGTCGAGCAGTGGCTCGGTGGGCTCCCGGCCGCTGCCGACGGAGCCGTGCCCGCCTCGTGGCGGGACATCGGCGTCGCCTATCCGGAGGGCGTCGAGACCTTCGAGGTGCGAAAGGGAATCGAACCGAAAGCCTCGGTGAGCGTGATCTTCCACGGCGACGCGGCGTTCTCGCGGGAGGCCCAACACACCTTGAAGTCCCTTGCCGACGCCCTGCAGATCGAGCTCCGCGAGGCGCTTCGCGAAGAGGATGGCGGCACCTACGGGGTCGGCGTGACGGGCTCGTTGGTCGATCGGCCGCGCGGGAGGTACGCCCTGTCGATCGGCTTCGGCTGTGCCCCGACGCGGGTCGAGGAGCTGACGCGCGACCTCTTCGCCACGCTCGAGCGCTTCCAGCGCGAGGGCCCGCGGCAGGAGACCGTCGAAAAGGTCCGCGAGACGGCGCGGCGCGAGCGCGAGGTGGCGCTGCGCGAGAACGGCTTCTGGGCCGGGACGCTGACCGGCTACGTGCGCGTCGGATGGGAGCTGACCGACATCCTGCGCTACGACGAGCTGCTGGCGCGGGTGACACGCGAGAATCTCGCGGCGGCAGCGCGGCTCTACGCCGACCGCAGCCGCTATGTTCGCGGAACGCTGCTACCGGAAGCGACGGAAGGAAAGCCCTGA
- the ruvB gene encoding Holliday junction branch migration DNA helicase RuvB, with translation MTPDDRLLSGTLEQDDAGVEQTLRPQVLDDYVGQERIVANLRIFIRAARERGDSLDHVLLFGPPGLGKTTLAHIVAREMGAPLRSTSGPVLERAGDLAAILTNLEAGDVLFVDEIHRLGPTVEEILYPALEDYQLDLVLGQGPAARTVKINLPRFTLVGATTRAGLISSPLRARFGIVHRLDFYAPPELARIVRRSAELLGIAADQAGADEIARRSRGTPRIANRLLRRVRDFAQVHGSGTIDLATARRGLTQLEVDEHGFDELDRKILGTLIEVYGGGPAGIQAIAAAVGEDRGTIEDLYEPYLLQEGFLQRTPRGRVATRRAFEHLGYPPPSGNGPTLFS, from the coding sequence GTGACGCCCGACGATCGACTCCTGTCCGGCACCCTCGAGCAGGACGACGCGGGGGTCGAACAGACGCTCCGCCCGCAGGTGCTCGACGACTACGTCGGGCAGGAGCGGATCGTCGCCAACCTGCGGATCTTCATCCGCGCCGCGCGCGAGCGCGGCGATTCGCTCGACCACGTGCTGCTCTTCGGCCCACCCGGGCTGGGCAAGACCACCCTGGCGCACATCGTGGCGCGGGAGATGGGTGCGCCGTTGCGCTCGACCTCCGGTCCGGTGCTTGAGCGCGCCGGTGACCTGGCGGCGATCCTCACCAACCTCGAAGCCGGCGACGTGCTCTTCGTCGACGAGATCCACCGCCTGGGACCGACGGTGGAGGAGATCCTCTATCCGGCGCTCGAGGACTACCAGCTCGACCTGGTGCTCGGCCAGGGACCGGCGGCGCGCACGGTGAAGATCAATCTGCCACGTTTCACCCTGGTCGGGGCGACGACGCGTGCCGGCCTCATCAGCTCGCCGCTGCGTGCCCGCTTCGGGATCGTCCATCGACTCGACTTCTACGCCCCGCCGGAGCTGGCGCGCATCGTGCGGCGCTCGGCCGAGCTGCTCGGGATCGCCGCCGACCAGGCGGGCGCCGACGAGATCGCCCGCCGCAGTCGCGGCACGCCGCGCATCGCCAACCGCCTGTTGCGCCGCGTGCGCGACTTCGCACAGGTGCACGGGTCGGGGACGATCGACCTCGCCACCGCCCGGCGCGGGCTGACGCAGCTCGAGGTGGACGAGCACGGCTTCGACGAGCTCGACCGCAAGATCCTCGGCACGCTGATCGAGGTCTACGGCGGCGGCCCGGCTGGGATCCAGGCGATCGCCGCCGCGGTGGGTGAGGACCGCGGCACGATCGAGGACCTCTACGAGCCCTATCTCCTGCAGGAGGGCTTCCTCCAACGCACCCCGCGTGGCCGCGTCGCCACTCGCCGCGCTTTCGAGCATCTCGGCTACCCGCCACCGAGCGGCAACGGCCCCACGCTCTTCTCGTGA
- a CDS encoding FecR domain-containing protein — protein MSPPVKPTIHRKDWYTVSVDTLRGWGIFLTLLVLAGLALVGWRLWERRALERESRSVLEDASRLVAQVQEAQGNAAFQVEFGEAWRSLEAGRGELAAGRYGEALAAGRRSRALSQSILDALRDRRLSGEAQFIAAQGGVEYRRGDRGEWEEARARLVLHSGDYVKTAANGSAEIVFLDGTLYTVRPNTLFLVTRNRSATGEPGEQSISMQYGWVNLNTSQRGSRVSTPRAEARVAQQSEAVVAYDEKSATGRFAAFRGSVDIASAGGLERRVGALQQVVQTGDLLSEPKTLPAAPQPVQPAEKLEVSMDATRNLALGWEPVSGAARYALQVGRNRLFVDNVIDVDSRAKASANLGLRGPGSFLWRVAAISRDGLQGPWSTPRTFRVVAARNPGGEGDRIPPPLEIDEVQSYGSIFIVGGRTEPGATVIVDAEQVAVAADGSFTKTVQLAKEGWSFVEIKARDVAGNETVRRRRVFVESF, from the coding sequence GTGAGCCCGCCCGTGAAGCCGACGATCCACCGGAAGGACTGGTACACCGTCTCGGTGGATACCCTCCGCGGTTGGGGGATCTTCCTGACCCTCCTGGTCCTCGCCGGCCTGGCGCTGGTCGGTTGGCGGCTCTGGGAGCGGCGGGCGCTCGAGCGCGAGTCGCGAAGCGTGCTCGAGGACGCGTCCCGCCTCGTGGCCCAGGTCCAGGAGGCGCAGGGGAACGCGGCATTCCAGGTCGAATTCGGCGAGGCGTGGCGAAGCCTCGAGGCCGGGCGGGGCGAGCTCGCGGCCGGGCGCTACGGCGAGGCGCTCGCCGCCGGCCGGCGCAGCCGAGCCCTCTCCCAGTCGATTCTCGACGCGCTGCGTGACCGGCGCCTTTCCGGGGAGGCCCAGTTCATCGCCGCCCAGGGTGGGGTGGAGTACCGTCGCGGCGACCGTGGCGAGTGGGAGGAGGCGCGGGCGCGGCTGGTCCTGCATTCCGGGGACTACGTCAAGACCGCCGCCAACGGCTCGGCCGAGATCGTCTTCCTCGACGGAACGCTCTACACCGTGCGCCCCAATACCCTCTTCCTGGTCACGCGAAACCGTTCGGCGACCGGCGAGCCCGGGGAGCAGTCGATTTCGATGCAGTACGGCTGGGTGAACCTGAATACTTCGCAACGCGGCAGCCGCGTCAGCACGCCGCGGGCCGAGGCGCGGGTGGCGCAGCAGTCGGAGGCCGTGGTCGCCTACGACGAGAAGAGCGCCACCGGTCGTTTCGCCGCCTTCCGTGGCTCGGTCGACATCGCTTCGGCGGGTGGGCTCGAACGGCGAGTCGGTGCCTTGCAGCAGGTCGTCCAGACGGGTGACCTGCTCTCCGAGCCGAAGACGCTCCCCGCCGCGCCGCAGCCCGTCCAGCCGGCCGAGAAGCTCGAGGTCAGCATGGATGCGACGCGGAACCTGGCGCTCGGCTGGGAGCCGGTCTCCGGTGCTGCGCGCTACGCCCTGCAGGTCGGGCGCAATCGCCTCTTCGTCGACAACGTCATCGACGTGGATTCGCGGGCCAAGGCCAGTGCCAACCTGGGGCTGCGCGGTCCGGGGAGCTTCCTCTGGCGCGTCGCGGCGATTTCGCGCGACGGCCTTCAGGGGCCCTGGAGCACGCCGCGCACCTTCCGCGTCGTCGCGGCTCGCAACCCCGGCGGCGAGGGCGACCGCATCCCGCCGCCGCTCGAGATCGACGAGGTCCAGTCCTACGGATCGATCTTCATCGTCGGCGGCCGGACCGAGCCGGGGGCGACCGTCATCGTCGACGCCGAGCAGGTGGCGGTGGCGGCCGACGGCTCGTTCACCAAGACCGTCCAGCTCGCCAAGGAGGGCTGGAGCTTCGTCGAGATCAAGGCGCGAGACGTCGCGGGAAACGAAACCGTGCGTCGCCGTCGCGTCTTCGTCGAGAGCTTCTGA
- the ruvA gene encoding Holliday junction branch migration protein RuvA has translation MIGLLTGIPLRVSPERVLLDVAGVGYAVQIPLSTFYEIEKIPKGSTVRLFVHTHVREDQLALFGFWSEQELEIFEKLIAVSGIGPRLAQVVLSGMAPGDLLAALAQGDVRRLTAIPGVGKKTAERMVVELRDRVQALAAAIPAKSAPDEDDLLSALVNLGYKEPLAQRALAETRKEHPDAAFHDLLRFALKRLSRV, from the coding sequence ATGATCGGACTGCTCACCGGGATTCCTCTCCGCGTCTCTCCCGAGCGGGTGTTGCTCGACGTCGCCGGGGTCGGCTACGCCGTGCAGATCCCGCTCTCCACCTTCTACGAAATCGAGAAGATCCCCAAGGGAAGCACCGTGCGGCTCTTCGTGCACACCCACGTGCGCGAGGATCAGCTCGCCCTTTTCGGGTTCTGGAGCGAGCAGGAGCTCGAGATCTTCGAGAAGCTGATCGCCGTGTCCGGCATCGGCCCGCGGCTCGCCCAGGTGGTGCTCTCCGGCATGGCCCCGGGTGACCTGCTCGCCGCCCTGGCGCAGGGTGACGTCCGCCGACTGACCGCGATCCCGGGTGTCGGCAAGAAGACCGCCGAGCGGATGGTCGTCGAGCTGCGTGATCGCGTCCAGGCGCTCGCCGCGGCGATCCCCGCCAAGAGCGCCCCCGACGAGGACGACCTGCTCTCCGCCCTGGTCAACCTCGGCTACAAGGAGCCGCTCGCGCAGCGCGCGCTCGCCGAGACGCGCAAGGAGCATCCCGACGCCGCCTTCCACGATCTGCTGCGCTTCGCGCTCAAGCGGCTTTCGCGGGTCTGA
- a CDS encoding SurA N-terminal domain-containing protein → MLKILRDNLRYLSWILWLVIIVFVGFVFVDFGGARMRGDETGAAATVGNRQVSYVEYQRQYRQLEERYRQTLGERFTPELAKQFRLPAQALEQVVAEKILLQEAERAGLAVSDEEVRKAILQVPAFGDGKGNFVGQEYYEQMLQAEGYTPAQFEATVRDQILVNKLSAILAQTLHVPDAEVERAYREQAETAKIRYAFVPGSRFQGRAPATPADLQAYFSAHPDEFRLPPQRSVGYLLIDSGKLRAQVKVDAAEVAKYYQDHPEEFRQEEQVRARHILLQVGDNRSDAQARTEIEALRKQLEAGADFAKLAAEKSDDPGSKTRGGDLGFFARGRMIKEFEDAAFSGAAGKLIGPIHTSFGYHLLEVTDRKPAGERALSEVEGAIRNRLTTERVEVAAEARSKQLAQRIKDGKVATADALRALADNDVVSWQTTAPFGEEDAVPGIGRGTPFTVAAFALQAGKASDPVKIPRGWAVLWLVESREARDPQLAEVEPKVRAAVEREKQAALAKAELDRARGAMAAGKTLDDAAKELGAEVRESASFGARGGIQGLAGSEAVAQAALALGAGQVGGPVAIGNGAVLFQVTERTRFDPAKFATEKAQKRSELESREFQALLDSLITQRKLELKVTYDRRLVDELGLGDLSAKG, encoded by the coding sequence ATGCTGAAGATCCTGCGCGACAACCTCCGCTACCTGAGCTGGATTCTCTGGCTCGTCATCATCGTCTTCGTCGGCTTCGTCTTCGTCGATTTCGGCGGGGCGCGGATGCGCGGCGACGAGACGGGCGCCGCCGCCACCGTCGGCAACCGCCAGGTGAGCTACGTCGAATACCAGCGCCAGTACCGCCAGCTCGAGGAGCGCTACCGCCAGACGCTCGGCGAGCGGTTCACCCCCGAGCTCGCCAAGCAGTTCCGCCTCCCGGCTCAGGCACTCGAGCAGGTGGTGGCCGAGAAGATCCTGCTGCAGGAGGCCGAACGGGCCGGACTCGCCGTGAGCGACGAGGAGGTCCGCAAGGCGATTCTCCAGGTGCCGGCGTTCGGCGACGGCAAGGGCAACTTCGTCGGCCAGGAGTACTACGAGCAGATGCTGCAGGCGGAGGGCTACACGCCGGCGCAGTTCGAAGCGACGGTGCGCGACCAGATCCTGGTCAACAAGCTCTCGGCGATCCTCGCCCAGACCCTCCACGTCCCCGACGCCGAGGTCGAGCGCGCCTACCGCGAGCAGGCCGAGACGGCGAAGATCCGCTACGCCTTCGTCCCGGGCTCGCGCTTCCAGGGCCGTGCACCGGCGACCCCGGCCGACCTCCAGGCCTATTTCTCGGCGCATCCCGACGAGTTCCGTCTGCCGCCCCAGCGCTCGGTGGGCTACCTCCTGATCGACTCCGGCAAGCTCCGGGCGCAGGTGAAGGTCGACGCGGCCGAAGTCGCCAAGTACTACCAGGACCATCCCGAGGAGTTCCGCCAGGAAGAGCAGGTCCGCGCCCGTCACATCCTGCTCCAGGTCGGCGACAACCGCAGTGACGCCCAGGCGCGCACCGAGATCGAGGCGCTGCGCAAGCAGCTCGAGGCCGGGGCCGACTTCGCCAAGCTGGCGGCCGAGAAGTCCGACGACCCCGGCAGCAAGACGCGCGGCGGCGACCTCGGGTTCTTCGCCCGCGGCCGGATGATCAAGGAGTTCGAGGACGCCGCCTTCAGCGGCGCCGCCGGCAAGTTGATCGGGCCGATCCACACCTCCTTCGGCTACCACCTGCTCGAGGTGACCGATCGCAAGCCGGCCGGTGAGCGGGCGCTCTCCGAGGTCGAGGGGGCGATCCGCAACCGCCTCACCACCGAGCGGGTCGAGGTCGCGGCCGAAGCGCGGTCGAAGCAGCTGGCGCAGCGGATCAAGGATGGCAAGGTGGCGACCGCCGACGCGTTGCGCGCTCTGGCCGACAACGATGTGGTCTCCTGGCAGACCACCGCACCGTTTGGTGAGGAGGACGCGGTGCCGGGCATCGGGCGCGGAACCCCGTTCACCGTCGCAGCGTTCGCCTTGCAGGCCGGCAAGGCCTCCGATCCGGTCAAGATCCCGCGCGGCTGGGCCGTCCTCTGGCTGGTCGAATCGCGCGAGGCGCGCGACCCGCAGCTCGCCGAAGTCGAGCCGAAGGTCCGCGCCGCCGTCGAACGCGAGAAGCAGGCCGCCCTCGCCAAGGCCGAGCTCGACCGGGCGCGCGGCGCGATGGCCGCCGGCAAGACGCTCGACGACGCGGCCAAGGAGCTCGGAGCCGAGGTCCGCGAGAGCGCCAGCTTCGGCGCGCGCGGTGGGATCCAGGGCCTCGCGGGCAGCGAGGCGGTGGCTCAGGCAGCCCTGGCGCTCGGCGCGGGTCAGGTTGGCGGACCAGTGGCGATCGGCAACGGCGCCGTGCTCTTCCAGGTCACCGAGCGGACCCGCTTCGATCCCGCCAAGTTCGCCACCGAGAAGGCCCAGAAGCGCTCCGAGCTCGAGTCGCGCGAATTCCAGGCACTGCTCGACTCGCTGATCACCCAGCGCAAGCTCGAGCTGAAGGTCACCTACGACCGGCGGTTGGTCGACGAGCTCGGCCTCGGCGACCTGTCGGCCAAGGGCTGA